In one window of Rhodoglobus vestalii DNA:
- a CDS encoding SPFH domain-containing protein has protein sequence MIDPAGFIGQIFVVVLLVVLAIFVVATLFRAIRIVPQARAGVVERLGKYRKTLQPGLNILVPFIDRMLPLIDLREQVVSFPPQPVITEDNLVVSIDTVVFFQVTDARAATYEIGNYLGAVEQLTTTTLRNVVGGLNLEEALTSRDNINTQLRVVLDEATGKWGIRVGRVELKAIDPPVSIQDSMEKQMRAERDRRAQILTAEGTKQAAILEAEGSRQAAILEAEGQAKAAVLRADGEAAAIKTVFAAIHEGDPDPKLLAYQYLQTLPKIANGDSNKMWIIPSELTEALKGIGEGFFSGKGPAGR, from the coding sequence GTGATTGATCCCGCTGGCTTCATAGGCCAGATTTTCGTGGTGGTACTCCTTGTAGTGCTCGCCATCTTCGTCGTTGCAACTCTGTTCCGCGCGATTCGCATTGTTCCGCAGGCACGCGCCGGTGTAGTCGAGCGCCTCGGCAAGTACCGTAAGACACTCCAGCCTGGGCTCAACATTCTCGTGCCCTTCATCGACCGGATGCTCCCACTCATCGATTTGCGCGAGCAGGTTGTTTCGTTTCCACCGCAGCCTGTCATCACCGAAGACAACCTGGTGGTATCGATCGACACCGTAGTTTTCTTTCAAGTGACTGATGCCCGAGCGGCAACCTACGAAATAGGCAACTATTTGGGAGCGGTAGAACAGCTGACCACAACAACATTGCGAAACGTTGTCGGCGGATTGAACCTTGAAGAAGCCCTCACCAGTCGCGACAACATCAATACGCAGTTGCGCGTAGTGCTCGATGAAGCGACAGGTAAGTGGGGCATTCGCGTGGGACGTGTCGAGCTTAAGGCGATCGACCCGCCCGTCTCCATCCAAGACTCCATGGAAAAGCAGATGCGCGCTGAGCGTGACCGTCGCGCGCAGATTCTTACTGCTGAGGGAACCAAACAGGCGGCGATTCTAGAGGCCGAAGGTTCGCGCCAGGCGGCGATCCTTGAAGCCGAAGGTCAGGCTAAAGCGGCGGTACTTCGTGCCGACGGTGAAGCTGCTGCGATCAAGACAGTGTTCGCGGCTATCCATGAGGGTGATCCAGACCCGAAGCTGCTTGCTTATCAATACCTGCAGACCCTGCCTAAGATTGCCAACGGTGATTCCAACAAGATGTGGATCATCCCGTCTGAACTGACGGAAGCGCTTAAAGGGATTGGTGAAGGATTCTTTAGTGGCAAGGGACCAGCCGGGCGCTAG
- a CDS encoding NfeD family protein, with protein sequence MSEDLLNSATMKGAGIMLVDLTQYLWILWLALVVIFIVIEVLTLEFTFLMIAAGTLIGGLGTNLLGGPWWLQIALAATISGLLIFTLRPVLLMNLEKGADPAKSNIDALYDLGGRVTGAFVDGVGEVKLDNGETWTARIHDRSPESTISLGIRVSVTAIEGATAVVVPATTSTPVPDPLSESDAATAAPGTTPPKVRTTKPRTTKPRATNPSPRKEKK encoded by the coding sequence GTGAGTGAAGATTTGTTGAACAGCGCAACGATGAAGGGCGCCGGCATAATGCTCGTTGATCTCACCCAGTACCTGTGGATTCTGTGGCTTGCTCTTGTCGTGATCTTCATCGTGATCGAAGTGTTGACGCTTGAGTTCACCTTCCTCATGATCGCCGCAGGAACACTGATCGGTGGCCTCGGGACAAATCTTCTTGGAGGACCGTGGTGGCTGCAGATCGCCCTCGCCGCGACAATATCGGGACTGCTCATTTTCACCCTCCGGCCAGTGCTTCTGATGAATCTTGAAAAGGGCGCGGACCCGGCAAAAAGCAATATCGATGCACTCTATGACCTCGGCGGACGAGTCACCGGCGCCTTCGTAGACGGAGTGGGTGAAGTCAAACTAGACAACGGTGAAACCTGGACGGCTCGTATTCATGACCGCTCCCCCGAATCCACTATTTCTCTCGGAATACGGGTTTCCGTCACGGCAATCGAAGGCGCCACCGCCGTTGTGGTGCCAGCCACAACCAGCACACCGGTGCCCGATCCACTGTCAGAAAGCGACGCGGCGACCGCAGCCCCCGGAACGACACCTCCCAAGGTACGCACCACTAAACCACGCACCACTAAACCTCGCGCGACCAATCCGTCGCCGAGAAAGGAAAAAAAGTGA
- a CDS encoding SDR family oxidoreductase, which produces MNSETLNPLTAHSLDGARALITGSSRGIGADTAAYFAQAGARVAINYRNKEARALKLVAQLTETAGSAIAIGADLTDSDSVAALFETVQAEFGGLEILVLNASGGMEGGMAEDYAMQLNRDAQVNFLTAMLPLLHEGSRVVFVTSHQAHFIRTVETMPEYIPVALSKRAGEDALRELIPELEAKGISFVVVSGDMIEGTITATLLQRANPGAIEARKEAAGRLYNVGEFAAEVASAAVDPIPENNTRYVGDVSDFLGK; this is translated from the coding sequence GTGAATAGCGAAACTTTGAACCCACTGACAGCCCACTCACTCGACGGCGCCCGCGCGCTCATAACCGGCTCATCACGGGGGATTGGTGCCGACACGGCCGCCTACTTCGCGCAGGCCGGAGCACGGGTTGCGATCAACTACCGCAATAAGGAGGCACGCGCCCTCAAATTGGTGGCTCAGCTCACTGAGACAGCTGGTTCGGCGATCGCTATTGGTGCTGACCTCACCGATAGCGATTCGGTCGCTGCGCTGTTCGAGACGGTACAAGCTGAATTCGGTGGCCTCGAGATTCTGGTTCTCAACGCATCCGGTGGCATGGAAGGTGGCATGGCTGAGGACTACGCCATGCAGCTCAACCGTGATGCCCAGGTCAATTTTTTGACGGCGATGCTGCCACTGCTGCATGAAGGTTCGCGTGTTGTGTTTGTGACGAGTCACCAAGCCCACTTCATCCGCACCGTTGAGACGATGCCCGAGTACATTCCGGTCGCTCTCAGCAAGCGTGCTGGTGAGGATGCTCTGCGCGAGTTGATCCCGGAGTTAGAAGCTAAGGGCATCAGCTTTGTTGTTGTCTCGGGGGACATGATCGAGGGAACGATCACGGCGACCCTGCTGCAGCGGGCTAACCCCGGTGCAATCGAAGCGCGCAAGGAGGCTGCCGGCCGCCTATATAACGTGGGTGAGTTTGCGGCCGAAGTTGCTTCCGCCGCCGTCGATCCGATCCCCGAGAACAACACCCGCTACGTTGGCGACGTCTCAGACTTTCTCGGCAAATAG
- a CDS encoding NUDIX hydrolase translates to MPVNRATSRVLLFDREQRFLLFLTKAPDTSGVARWLTPGGGVDAGESHHAAAVRELEEETGRALADLGQPVWSHDFVVEWDAADHDTGHAEFYTAITDAFEPSDALWTDDERVEVLEHRWWTLDELAATADRFEPTELGRVIAAQLEQMN, encoded by the coding sequence ATGCCGGTGAACCGAGCTACCAGCCGTGTGCTGCTGTTCGATCGCGAGCAGCGCTTCCTTCTCTTTCTCACAAAGGCGCCCGATACGAGCGGCGTAGCGCGCTGGTTGACGCCCGGTGGCGGCGTGGATGCGGGGGAGTCGCATCATGCGGCTGCCGTGCGTGAACTTGAGGAAGAGACGGGCCGCGCGCTGGCGGATCTCGGTCAACCTGTGTGGTCACACGACTTCGTGGTTGAGTGGGATGCTGCCGACCATGACACTGGTCACGCCGAGTTCTATACGGCGATAACGGATGCGTTTGAGCCGTCGGACGCACTGTGGACCGACGATGAGCGTGTCGAAGTTCTTGAGCACCGCTGGTGGACACTTGACGAGCTCGCCGCAACCGCCGACCGTTTTGAGCCGACTGAGCTTGGCCGTGTGATTGCCGCGCAGCTCGAGCAGATGAACTAA
- a CDS encoding FAD-dependent oxidoreductase, producing MTACGSGGNPATRPTVPRVMVDVVPDPIGVQITRWRADPFARGSYSFLAGGAQPSDRELLAAPTGGRLFFAGEATDRDYPATVHGALLSGERAAAQILAQGAASAVVVGAGAAGLAAARQLAVSGVDVRVLEARDRVGGRVWTDSSLGVPVDLGASWIHGVSGNPLTTLANDIDAPRVHTDYENRVVRDSYGYGVNPTDFPDAFVEVTSIEHEFAADIGELSPEATHEGSAFGGGDVLLPDGYLPVLDELIVGFTVETGVAVDSVDTTTSFAAVSTATKSFTADVVLITVPLGVLKEGSITFTPPLNAERRGAIDRLGMGLLNKVVLQFDEIFWEPAVDLLGYVGPERGLFSEWVNVAKYTGEPILIGFNASSVAEKLETLTDDEIVSEAMMVLRNMYEAR from the coding sequence ATGACTGCGTGCGGCTCCGGGGGCAACCCCGCCACCCGGCCTACCGTGCCGCGCGTGATGGTTGATGTTGTGCCCGATCCGATCGGTGTTCAGATTACGAGGTGGAGAGCAGATCCGTTCGCCCGGGGCTCGTATTCATTCCTGGCTGGTGGTGCTCAGCCGAGTGACCGAGAACTGCTGGCAGCGCCGACCGGTGGCAGGCTATTTTTTGCGGGCGAGGCAACGGACCGTGATTACCCTGCAACAGTGCACGGTGCCTTGCTATCGGGGGAGCGCGCTGCTGCTCAGATTCTGGCGCAGGGTGCGGCTTCGGCTGTTGTCGTTGGAGCAGGCGCGGCGGGTCTGGCTGCTGCTCGCCAGTTGGCGGTATCAGGGGTGGATGTGCGGGTGTTGGAAGCACGAGACCGCGTGGGTGGCCGTGTCTGGACTGACAGCAGCCTGGGGGTTCCGGTGGACCTTGGAGCATCGTGGATTCACGGGGTAAGCGGCAACCCGCTTACGACCCTCGCGAACGACATCGATGCGCCTCGGGTGCATACCGACTACGAGAATCGTGTGGTCAGGGATTCGTATGGCTACGGGGTCAACCCAACCGATTTTCCGGATGCTTTTGTGGAGGTCACGTCGATCGAACACGAATTCGCTGCGGATATTGGCGAGCTCTCGCCTGAGGCCACACACGAGGGTAGTGCGTTCGGTGGTGGGGATGTGTTGCTCCCCGACGGGTACCTTCCGGTGCTAGACGAGTTGATCGTTGGTTTCACGGTCGAGACTGGTGTGGCGGTCGACAGTGTGGACACCACCACAAGTTTTGCTGCGGTGAGCACCGCGACGAAATCATTTACAGCCGATGTCGTTCTCATCACGGTCCCTTTGGGTGTTCTCAAGGAGGGTTCGATCACCTTCACACCGCCGCTAAACGCGGAACGACGGGGTGCGATCGACCGCCTAGGAATGGGACTGCTCAACAAGGTTGTTCTTCAGTTTGATGAAATTTTTTGGGAACCTGCCGTGGATCTACTGGGCTATGTTGGCCCCGAGCGAGGTCTGTTTTCTGAATGGGTCAATGTCGCTAAATACACGGGGGAGCCAATCCTGATCGGCTTCAACGCTTCGAGTGTTGCTGAGAAACTCGAAACGCTGACGGATGACGAGATCGTTTCAGAGGCCATGATGGTCCTGCGAAATATGTATGAAGCGCGCTGA
- a CDS encoding SDR family oxidoreductase: protein MNRFPDRVVLIAGGGSGLGRAAAVRLAREGAKLTLVDISETVARFGRIDGFFNNAGIEGKQNRTEDFTADEFDKVVAINLRGVFLGLEKVLKVMREQGSGMVVNTASVGGIRGIGNKSGYAAAKHGVVGLTRNSGIEYAEHGIRINAIAPGAIWTPMVENSMKQLDAKDPRGAAEQFIQGNPTKRFGEAPGIAAVVAFLLSDDASYVNAVVLPIDGGQSYKY, encoded by the coding sequence ATGAATCGCTTCCCAGATCGCGTTGTTCTCATCGCTGGTGGGGGATCCGGCCTCGGCCGTGCGGCCGCCGTGCGGCTCGCACGGGAGGGCGCAAAGCTCACACTCGTCGATATCTCCGAAACGGTTGCACGGTTCGGCCGCATCGACGGCTTCTTCAACAATGCTGGCATCGAAGGCAAGCAGAACCGCACTGAAGATTTCACCGCTGACGAGTTCGACAAGGTCGTCGCCATCAACTTGCGCGGTGTCTTCCTCGGGCTAGAAAAAGTTTTGAAAGTGATGCGCGAGCAGGGATCAGGCATGGTCGTGAACACGGCCAGTGTCGGCGGCATCCGTGGCATTGGCAACAAGTCAGGATATGCGGCCGCAAAGCATGGCGTGGTGGGATTGACCCGAAATTCTGGCATCGAATATGCGGAGCACGGCATCCGAATCAACGCGATTGCGCCCGGTGCTATTTGGACTCCCATGGTGGAGAACTCAATGAAGCAGCTCGACGCTAAGGATCCTCGCGGAGCCGCAGAGCAATTCATTCAGGGAAACCCCACCAAGCGGTTCGGTGAGGCTCCGGGGATCGCTGCGGTTGTTGCGTTCCTCCTGAGCGATGATGCGAGTTACGTCAACGCCGTAGTCCTGCCAATCGATGGTGGGCAGTCCTACAAGTACTGA
- a CDS encoding transcriptional regulator: MIHPRHQLNEAFFTPIRLSLMAALGRTNEVDFSTAKSLLEVGDSTLSKAIAYLAECGYVTVTKSYAASRPKTWVAATAEGYRAYQQHLLALRAITEIPPAGT, translated from the coding sequence ATGATTCATCCACGGCATCAACTCAATGAAGCCTTCTTCACGCCTATTCGCCTGTCATTGATGGCCGCCCTCGGACGAACAAACGAAGTCGATTTCAGTACAGCAAAATCTCTGCTCGAAGTTGGTGACTCCACGCTCAGTAAAGCAATCGCCTATCTCGCAGAATGCGGGTACGTGACCGTCACAAAAAGCTATGCAGCCAGCAGGCCCAAGACCTGGGTCGCTGCGACTGCAGAGGGTTACCGCGCCTATCAGCAGCATTTGCTGGCCCTCCGAGCGATTACCGAAATCCCGCCCGCGGGTACCTAG
- a CDS encoding universal stress protein: MNGTARRSPLVVVGVDGSNSSLLALGFAKEYAHKLHGRLRAVSTWTYPISYNPLPVSWSPEEETRSQLRQASQEVFGDTLPNWYESVVREGSAASNLIAESRAADVLIVGSRGHGGFAGLLLGSVSSQCASHSRCPVIVIHSADSDPNYANEAGQTGLLESARDRPVVVGHDGSANADDALEWALSTAAQLGASVEVVRTWNLDRIPPQFTEEHGYVPSFDEVTARVRRDLVAETRGLIERHPTVEVTLRAALARPAGELIASSQRALMVVVGSRGRGGFAGLILGSVSTECVAHAMSPIVVVPAASRSES; this comes from the coding sequence ATGAACGGTACTGCTCGTAGGAGCCCACTCGTCGTTGTCGGCGTCGACGGATCGAATTCCTCATTGCTAGCACTGGGGTTCGCCAAGGAGTATGCACACAAACTGCATGGTCGCCTTCGCGCTGTTTCCACCTGGACCTATCCCATCTCCTATAACCCGCTGCCGGTGTCATGGTCGCCAGAGGAGGAGACCAGGTCTCAACTCAGACAAGCATCTCAGGAGGTTTTCGGAGACACCCTGCCCAACTGGTACGAATCGGTGGTTCGGGAAGGGTCCGCTGCCAGCAATCTCATCGCTGAGAGTCGCGCAGCCGACGTGCTCATTGTTGGGAGTCGAGGCCACGGCGGTTTCGCGGGCCTCCTATTGGGCTCCGTCAGCTCGCAGTGTGCGTCGCACTCACGCTGCCCTGTAATAGTCATCCACTCTGCTGACAGTGACCCGAATTACGCGAATGAAGCGGGGCAGACCGGGCTGCTCGAGTCGGCGCGCGACCGCCCTGTCGTGGTCGGGCACGATGGGTCCGCGAATGCGGATGACGCACTGGAGTGGGCGCTGAGCACAGCAGCCCAGCTGGGTGCGTCGGTCGAGGTCGTACGCACGTGGAACCTTGACCGCATCCCACCCCAATTCACCGAGGAGCATGGCTACGTACCGTCGTTCGATGAAGTAACGGCACGGGTGCGGCGCGATCTAGTGGCAGAAACTCGTGGTCTCATCGAGAGGCACCCCACCGTCGAGGTCACCCTTCGCGCGGCTTTGGCACGACCCGCAGGGGAGTTGATCGCAAGCTCACAGCGAGCCCTGATGGTAGTGGTCGGTTCGCGAGGACGTGGTGGGTTCGCCGGACTTATTCTGGGCTCAGTAAGCACCGAGTGCGTCGCACACGCCATGAGCCCCATCGTTGTCGTGCCAGCAGCTTCGCGCAGCGAAAGCTAG
- a CDS encoding YchJ family protein: MPACPCQSGESYDDCCGRFHRGDAAAPTAERLMRSRYSAYSVGDTAYLLKTWHRSTRPPVLELDPEVRWCRLDIVAHTGGSMLDTRGTVEFRAHYRSGGIADQQHENSSFVRENGSWLYVNAA; this comes from the coding sequence ATGCCTGCGTGCCCCTGCCAGTCCGGTGAAAGCTACGACGACTGCTGCGGACGTTTTCACCGCGGCGACGCAGCCGCTCCCACCGCTGAACGTCTCATGCGCTCGCGGTATAGCGCCTACTCCGTCGGCGACACCGCGTACCTGCTGAAGACGTGGCATCGGTCAACTCGCCCGCCCGTGCTTGAACTCGATCCGGAGGTGCGCTGGTGCCGGCTAGACATCGTTGCGCACACCGGCGGAAGCATGCTGGATACGCGCGGGACCGTCGAGTTCCGCGCCCATTACCGAAGCGGTGGCATCGCCGATCAGCAACACGAGAACAGCAGTTTCGTCCGGGAGAATGGCTCTTGGCTGTATGTGAACGCGGCCTAA
- the trpD gene encoding anthranilate phosphoribosyltransferase, which produces MVNPTWQDILSSLVAGNDLSISQAEWAMNSVMKGEATSAQLAGMLIALRIKGETVDEIVGFRDAALASAVPLSVDPMALDIVGTGGDPYGAVLNISSAASIIAAAGDVPVIKHGNRAASSKSGASDVLSALGLNLELTPDRVAEVLDEVGITFVYAALFHPGFAHAGPTRRELAIPTLFNILGPLCNPARPQASAVGVGSRERVSLLVGVFQTRGATALVYRGDDGIDKLTTTGHSHVWEVSRGFVTEHDLDPLELGIPRAPIEALLGKDPEHNAQVIRSVLGGEKTPARDVVLLNAAAGLAAFDLAKDPEQSQRPLLARLREQLDRAEDLVDSGSASAKLDEWVAATNR; this is translated from the coding sequence ATGGTCAACCCAACTTGGCAGGATATTCTCAGTTCGCTCGTCGCCGGAAACGATTTGTCGATCAGCCAAGCCGAATGGGCAATGAATTCTGTGATGAAAGGGGAGGCAACCTCTGCACAACTTGCGGGGATGCTTATTGCCCTGCGCATCAAGGGTGAAACAGTTGATGAGATTGTCGGCTTTCGCGACGCAGCACTAGCCAGTGCTGTGCCGTTGTCGGTCGATCCGATGGCACTCGACATTGTTGGCACCGGTGGTGACCCCTACGGCGCAGTACTCAATATCTCTTCCGCTGCGTCGATCATTGCTGCGGCGGGCGATGTGCCGGTGATCAAGCATGGCAATCGTGCGGCGAGTAGCAAGAGCGGAGCATCCGATGTTCTCAGTGCACTTGGCCTGAATCTTGAACTCACCCCTGATCGTGTCGCTGAGGTATTGGATGAAGTCGGGATCACTTTCGTGTACGCCGCCCTCTTCCACCCTGGGTTTGCGCACGCGGGGCCGACACGTCGCGAACTGGCGATACCCACTCTGTTCAATATTCTGGGGCCACTCTGCAACCCCGCTCGTCCTCAGGCGTCCGCGGTCGGCGTCGGTAGTCGCGAGCGCGTCAGTCTTCTCGTTGGCGTATTTCAGACGCGTGGAGCCACGGCTCTCGTTTACCGCGGCGACGATGGCATCGACAAGCTCACTACTACGGGGCACAGTCACGTGTGGGAAGTGTCGCGCGGCTTCGTGACAGAGCATGACCTTGATCCGCTGGAACTCGGGATCCCGCGCGCTCCGATTGAGGCGCTGCTGGGCAAAGACCCCGAACACAACGCACAGGTCATCCGCTCGGTCCTCGGCGGAGAAAAAACTCCCGCACGCGATGTCGTGTTGCTCAATGCCGCCGCTGGACTCGCAGCATTTGACCTCGCGAAAGATCCCGAACAGAGCCAACGACCGCTACTGGCACGGCTCCGGGAGCAGCTTGATCGCGCAGAAGACCTCGTTGATTCGGGTTCTGCCAGCGCGAAGCTCGATGAGTGGGTCGCTGCCACCAACCGTTAG
- a CDS encoding cytochrome c oxidase subunit 3 yields the protein MSTAALNRSLGAQSVQRPNSVAVGTIVWLGSEVMFFAGLFAIYFTLRSTSPGLWAEQTEKLNVPFATTITVILVLSSVTCQFGVFAAERMQVNRTGKLLQFWKWGMTEWFFLTFGMGAVFVTGQVYEYAVLVSENVSLSSDSYGSAFYITTGFHGLHVAGGLIAFLLVIGRGFAVKNFGHKEATSAIVVSYYWHFVDAVWIGLFAIIYLLQ from the coding sequence GTGTCCACAGCTGCCCTCAACCGCTCACTCGGAGCCCAGTCTGTCCAACGACCGAACTCTGTTGCGGTCGGTACCATCGTGTGGCTGGGAAGCGAGGTGATGTTCTTCGCCGGGCTTTTCGCCATTTACTTTACTCTCAGATCCACTTCGCCGGGCCTGTGGGCTGAGCAGACCGAAAAGCTTAACGTGCCATTCGCGACGACGATCACGGTTATCCTCGTGCTCTCGTCAGTGACGTGCCAGTTTGGTGTCTTTGCCGCCGAACGGATGCAAGTCAACCGCACCGGCAAGCTCCTGCAGTTTTGGAAGTGGGGAATGACGGAATGGTTCTTCCTGACCTTCGGAATGGGCGCGGTCTTCGTCACGGGCCAGGTTTACGAGTACGCGGTTTTGGTCTCCGAGAACGTGAGTCTCTCGAGTGACTCGTACGGTTCAGCGTTCTACATCACAACCGGATTCCACGGACTCCACGTTGCCGGCGGGCTTATCGCCTTCCTTCTCGTGATCGGTCGCGGATTCGCTGTCAAAAACTTCGGCCACAAAGAGGCGACCAGCGCGATCGTCGTTTCTTACTACTGGCACTTCGTCGACGCGGTCTGGATCGGCCTCTTCGCAATCATCTACCTGCTCCAATAA
- a CDS encoding c-type cytochrome, translating to MATKAVRASRSSRSAGRRHPLATVALLVVGLVGTGGAYALFTSSATAETSVSAEALVEEGGKLFAANCATCHGLNLEGSTQGPMLIGVGAASTDFQVGTGRMPLAYSGPQGEKKPVQFTEEQIQALSVFVASKGPGPAIPADMYLTGEGDVSNGAELFRVNCAMCHNVAGAGGALTEGKYAPGLSGVTPKHAYEAMLTGPQNMPVFNDANLSPEEKADIITYLKYLDETPSVGGFTLGSLGPVSEGLFIWIFGLGALVAITVWLTAKSN from the coding sequence ATGGCAACAAAGGCAGTCCGCGCGTCACGCAGTTCACGATCTGCGGGGCGACGCCATCCTCTCGCGACTGTGGCACTACTGGTCGTCGGACTTGTGGGAACGGGCGGCGCGTATGCGCTGTTCACCTCGAGCGCAACAGCAGAGACTAGCGTCTCCGCTGAAGCTCTTGTCGAAGAAGGCGGAAAACTTTTCGCCGCAAACTGTGCGACATGTCACGGGCTCAACCTTGAGGGCAGTACCCAGGGGCCCATGCTGATTGGCGTGGGAGCAGCATCCACCGACTTCCAAGTGGGCACCGGTCGTATGCCGCTGGCCTACTCGGGGCCACAGGGCGAGAAGAAGCCCGTGCAGTTCACAGAAGAGCAGATTCAGGCGCTTTCCGTATTCGTCGCCTCAAAGGGTCCCGGTCCTGCAATTCCTGCTGACATGTACCTCACGGGTGAGGGCGATGTTTCCAACGGAGCCGAGCTCTTCCGCGTCAATTGTGCAATGTGTCACAACGTAGCGGGTGCCGGTGGTGCACTCACCGAGGGAAAGTACGCGCCGGGACTTTCCGGAGTCACTCCCAAGCACGCCTACGAGGCAATGCTGACGGGGCCACAAAACATGCCAGTATTCAATGACGCAAACCTCTCTCCTGAAGAGAAGGCCGACATCATCACGTACCTCAAGTACCTGGACGAGACACCTTCCGTAGGTGGATTCACCCTCGGTTCACTCGGGCCCGTCTCCGAGGGCTTGTTCATCTGGATTTTCGGTCTGGGCGCGCTCGTGGCGATCACGGTCTGGCTCACGGCTAAGTCAAACTAG
- a CDS encoding ubiquinol-cytochrome c reductase iron-sulfur subunit — translation MADDHGDTAGSTAAGTDVAQNRAPAHSAGTAVVPTAELLNPGFPPYRPRVTDLDPKVDKQQERRVSALFFVSIIGSVLAVVAYIVFPIEPGNMQSVRNNTLFLGLGISLGLLGIGIGAVHWAKSLMEGHDLVEQRHGTRGSEETRAKAIEVFTLGNKESGFGRRTLLRNTLIGALVVTPLPAIALFRDLAPAEDPVGLLKYTFWEPGMRLTRDPSGTPIKASDLTLGSAFQVIPEGLNDSEHRIEEKAKAAVLLVRLKPQELEISEGRENWSYDGIVAYSKICTHVGCPVALYEQQTHHLLCPCHQSQFDIKREAAVIFGPAKRPLPQLPISVDSEGYLIATSDFMEPVGPSFWERKL, via the coding sequence ATGGCAGACGACCACGGCGATACCGCCGGCAGCACGGCTGCGGGTACGGACGTCGCGCAGAATAGAGCACCTGCACACAGTGCCGGTACCGCTGTCGTCCCAACCGCCGAACTACTCAACCCCGGGTTCCCGCCGTACCGCCCACGCGTGACGGATCTCGACCCCAAAGTCGATAAGCAGCAAGAACGACGTGTGTCCGCGCTGTTCTTCGTTTCCATCATCGGAAGCGTGCTGGCTGTCGTTGCCTACATCGTGTTCCCGATTGAGCCGGGAAACATGCAATCGGTGCGCAACAACACGCTATTCCTCGGTCTCGGAATTTCGCTCGGATTGCTCGGCATTGGTATCGGTGCTGTCCATTGGGCTAAATCGCTCATGGAAGGTCACGACCTCGTTGAGCAGCGTCACGGTACCCGCGGCAGTGAAGAGACCCGCGCCAAGGCAATCGAGGTGTTCACGCTCGGAAACAAAGAATCTGGTTTCGGCCGTCGTACGCTCCTGCGCAACACCCTCATCGGGGCTCTAGTTGTTACCCCGCTGCCGGCAATCGCCCTCTTCCGCGACCTCGCGCCCGCCGAAGACCCGGTTGGCCTCCTTAAGTACACATTTTGGGAACCTGGTATGCGCCTCACCCGCGACCCCAGCGGTACCCCGATTAAGGCTTCCGACCTTACCCTCGGCTCCGCTTTCCAAGTGATTCCCGAAGGTCTCAACGACTCTGAGCACCGCATCGAAGAGAAAGCGAAAGCTGCTGTTCTTCTCGTGCGCCTCAAGCCACAAGAGTTGGAAATTTCTGAAGGCCGCGAAAACTGGAGCTACGATGGAATTGTCGCTTACTCCAAAATTTGTACCCACGTGGGTTGCCCGGTTGCTCTCTATGAGCAACAGACCCACCACCTGCTGTGCCCGTGCCATCAGTCGCAGTTCGACATCAAGCGCGAAGCAGCGGTGATCTTTGGACCCGCAAAACGTCCACTTCCTCAATTGCCGATTTCGGTCGACTCAGAGGGCTACCTCATCGCTACCAGCGACTTCATGGAGCCCGTCGGACCGAGTTTCTGGGAGCGCAAGCTATGA